Proteins found in one Populus alba chromosome 14, ASM523922v2, whole genome shotgun sequence genomic segment:
- the LOC118041384 gene encoding F-box protein At4g00755 isoform X3, which yields MFPHLLRVDCVIEPSCVMEKASEVGCSKFVEWETLKREHKAYAFLAQACLSFPFDDCIKDAISASSTDNYPEESIRNTLQKGDRVGRRASYWSSKGQRKAAVPETLVYKLAADICVITEINIQPFQAYFQWGSPIYSAESVRFHLGHPKCPMDDTLGEPLDGCADDKFIWTYSSPEFPMAQESSLQNFKLPEPVVCIGGILQIELLRRVQRQEMDGLFYICVAHVQVKGRPLSSAFGVEILGPSGKFVLKTLSSAPRSSPPPSLPEDDALYHGVPWHGLADLEQFVNGLGVGVLDEDWNSEDDEAAAEMDDELAF from the exons ATGTTTCCTCACTTGCTTAGAGTTGATTGTGTAATTGAACCtagttgtgttatggaaaaagCTTCAGAAGTCGGATGTAGCAAATTTGTGGAATGGGAAACTCTGAAGAGGGAGCATAAAGCATATGCATTTCTAGCTCAAGCATGCTTGTCATTTCCTTTTGATGATTGCATTAAGGATGCAATAAGTGCTTCTAGCACTGATAATTATCCAGAGGAAAGCATTCGTAACACTCTGCAAAAAGGGGACCGTGTTGGAAGGAGAGCTTCGTACTGGTCAAGTAAAGGACAGCGTAAGGCTGCAGTACCTGAGACACTAGTGTATAAACTGGCTGCTGATATTTGTGTTATTACTGAAATTAATATACAACCTTTTCAAG CTTATTTTCAGTGGGGTTCACCTATATATTCGGCAGAATCTGTGCGGTTTCATTTGGGTCATCCCAAGTGCCCAATGGATGATACTTTGGGTGAACCATTGGATGGCTGTGCTGATGACAAATTCATATGGACTTACTCTTCACCAGAGTTTCCAATGGCCCAG GAGAGCAGCTTGCAGAACTTCAAGCTTCCAGAACCTGTTGTTTGCATTGGTGGAATTTTGCAGATTGAGCTGTTGAGAAGGGTTCAGAGGCAAGAAATGGATGGCTTATTCTATATATG CGTGGCTCATGTTCAAGTTAAAGGCAGGCCATTATCATCAGCATTTGGTGTTGAAATCCTGGGACCTTCTGGAAAGTTTGTGTTGAAAACCCTGAGTAGTGCACCACGAAGTTCACCACCACCAAGTTTACCTGAAGATGACGCCTTATATCATGGTGTGCCCTGGCATGGACTTGCTGATTTGGAGCAGTTTGTGAATGGGTTGGGGGTCGGAGTACTAGATGAAGATTGGAACTCAGAAGATGATGAAGCGGCCGCTGAAATGGATGATGAGTTGGCTTTCTAG
- the LOC118041384 gene encoding F-box protein At4g00755 isoform X2 — MEIRMDFLNCLDHDTSMKILRCLEDPSDLVRASFVSRSWRDFASEVGCSKFVEWETLKREHKAYAFLAQACLSFPFDDCIKDAISASSTDNYPEESIRNTLQKGDRVGRRASYWSSKGQRKAAVPETLVYKLAADICVITEINIQPFQAYFQWGSPIYSAESVRFHLGHPKCPMDDTLGEPLDGCADDKFIWTYSSPEFPMAQESSLQNFKLPEPVVCIGGILQIELLRRVQRQEMDGLFYICVAHVQVKGRPLSSAFGVEILGPSGKFVLKTLSSAPRSSPPPSLPEDDALYHGVPWHGLADLEQFVNGLGVGVLDEDWNSEDDEAAAEMDDELAF; from the exons ATGGAGATCCGTATGGATTTCTTGAATTGTCTTGACCATGACACATCAATGAAGATTCTCAGGTGTTTGGAAGATCCATCTGATCTTGTCCGTGCTAGTTTTGTCTCTCGTTCTTGGCGAGATTTTG CTTCAGAAGTCGGATGTAGCAAATTTGTGGAATGGGAAACTCTGAAGAGGGAGCATAAAGCATATGCATTTCTAGCTCAAGCATGCTTGTCATTTCCTTTTGATGATTGCATTAAGGATGCAATAAGTGCTTCTAGCACTGATAATTATCCAGAGGAAAGCATTCGTAACACTCTGCAAAAAGGGGACCGTGTTGGAAGGAGAGCTTCGTACTGGTCAAGTAAAGGACAGCGTAAGGCTGCAGTACCTGAGACACTAGTGTATAAACTGGCTGCTGATATTTGTGTTATTACTGAAATTAATATACAACCTTTTCAAG CTTATTTTCAGTGGGGTTCACCTATATATTCGGCAGAATCTGTGCGGTTTCATTTGGGTCATCCCAAGTGCCCAATGGATGATACTTTGGGTGAACCATTGGATGGCTGTGCTGATGACAAATTCATATGGACTTACTCTTCACCAGAGTTTCCAATGGCCCAG GAGAGCAGCTTGCAGAACTTCAAGCTTCCAGAACCTGTTGTTTGCATTGGTGGAATTTTGCAGATTGAGCTGTTGAGAAGGGTTCAGAGGCAAGAAATGGATGGCTTATTCTATATATG CGTGGCTCATGTTCAAGTTAAAGGCAGGCCATTATCATCAGCATTTGGTGTTGAAATCCTGGGACCTTCTGGAAAGTTTGTGTTGAAAACCCTGAGTAGTGCACCACGAAGTTCACCACCACCAAGTTTACCTGAAGATGACGCCTTATATCATGGTGTGCCCTGGCATGGACTTGCTGATTTGGAGCAGTTTGTGAATGGGTTGGGGGTCGGAGTACTAGATGAAGATTGGAACTCAGAAGATGATGAAGCGGCCGCTGAAATGGATGATGAGTTGGCTTTCTAG
- the LOC118041384 gene encoding F-box protein At4g00755 isoform X1, giving the protein MEIRMDFLNCLDHDTSMKILRCLEDPSDLVRASFVSRSWRDFVIANGLCKQLCLSMFPHLLRVDCVIEPSCVMEKASEVGCSKFVEWETLKREHKAYAFLAQACLSFPFDDCIKDAISASSTDNYPEESIRNTLQKGDRVGRRASYWSSKGQRKAAVPETLVYKLAADICVITEINIQPFQAYFQWGSPIYSAESVRFHLGHPKCPMDDTLGEPLDGCADDKFIWTYSSPEFPMAQESSLQNFKLPEPVVCIGGILQIELLRRVQRQEMDGLFYICVAHVQVKGRPLSSAFGVEILGPSGKFVLKTLSSAPRSSPPPSLPEDDALYHGVPWHGLADLEQFVNGLGVGVLDEDWNSEDDEAAAEMDDELAF; this is encoded by the exons ATGGAGATCCGTATGGATTTCTTGAATTGTCTTGACCATGACACATCAATGAAGATTCTCAGGTGTTTGGAAGATCCATCTGATCTTGTCCGTGCTAGTTTTGTCTCTCGTTCTTGGCGAGATTTTG TGATTGCAAATGGTCTTTGTAAGCAGCTGTGCTTGAGTATGTTTCCTCACTTGCTTAGAGTTGATTGTGTAATTGAACCtagttgtgttatggaaaaagCTTCAGAAGTCGGATGTAGCAAATTTGTGGAATGGGAAACTCTGAAGAGGGAGCATAAAGCATATGCATTTCTAGCTCAAGCATGCTTGTCATTTCCTTTTGATGATTGCATTAAGGATGCAATAAGTGCTTCTAGCACTGATAATTATCCAGAGGAAAGCATTCGTAACACTCTGCAAAAAGGGGACCGTGTTGGAAGGAGAGCTTCGTACTGGTCAAGTAAAGGACAGCGTAAGGCTGCAGTACCTGAGACACTAGTGTATAAACTGGCTGCTGATATTTGTGTTATTACTGAAATTAATATACAACCTTTTCAAG CTTATTTTCAGTGGGGTTCACCTATATATTCGGCAGAATCTGTGCGGTTTCATTTGGGTCATCCCAAGTGCCCAATGGATGATACTTTGGGTGAACCATTGGATGGCTGTGCTGATGACAAATTCATATGGACTTACTCTTCACCAGAGTTTCCAATGGCCCAG GAGAGCAGCTTGCAGAACTTCAAGCTTCCAGAACCTGTTGTTTGCATTGGTGGAATTTTGCAGATTGAGCTGTTGAGAAGGGTTCAGAGGCAAGAAATGGATGGCTTATTCTATATATG CGTGGCTCATGTTCAAGTTAAAGGCAGGCCATTATCATCAGCATTTGGTGTTGAAATCCTGGGACCTTCTGGAAAGTTTGTGTTGAAAACCCTGAGTAGTGCACCACGAAGTTCACCACCACCAAGTTTACCTGAAGATGACGCCTTATATCATGGTGTGCCCTGGCATGGACTTGCTGATTTGGAGCAGTTTGTGAATGGGTTGGGGGTCGGAGTACTAGATGAAGATTGGAACTCAGAAGATGATGAAGCGGCCGCTGAAATGGATGATGAGTTGGCTTTCTAG